DNA from Alnus glutinosa chromosome 2, dhAlnGlut1.1, whole genome shotgun sequence:
CCCgtaatttattttagatatcCGAAAGACTATCAAACTTCAACCAAAATGCCCAGGGGGCACCACCACTTGCTCAGCCATGCTTTATTCAAGATATTGAGATGGAAACACAACTTAattattacatttttctttggcCACACAACTGATTCCACTCCACCATATGATACTTAACCTTCTTCCGAAACATTTCAGAGGAAGCAATATTCCTCATACAGTTACAGTGAAACTCAAGGGTTTTATCAGAGGAAACAATAAGTTTATAAACATTTCAGAGGAAGCAATCGTCTGAAAAATAAGTGTTTGATAAATAAGTGTTTTGATAAACATTTCAGAGAAAGCAATCTTCCAAAACCtctttcacctttatgtcacatcaaaacacttgttcaccaaaaaaaaaaaatcctaaaaaagtTTATCAAACACACCCAATAGCCATCCTTCATACAGTTACAGTGAAACTCAAGCATCTACTTGCCCagaaagtaataataataaggaaagAAAGCAAAGGTAAGCATAGTTTAGCCTTGGCCTAAGATTGATGCAGCtacaatgatgatgatgattctTCAAGTCAACAAGTGGAAGATGACTATAAACACTTACAGTTTACAATGACATAATTAATATTGAACACCATTATTAcacaaaatgaataaaagagTACCATCACAGATAGAGAGATAACAAGAGTATTTATAGCCAAGTCCTGGTCTAAATTTCTACTATTTTCCAAGATAATTATAAATCAAATATGAGAAACCTAAATAAGCGTTTGATTTCAATCCCAACCAGAAAAGTAAACAGTGAGACAAACAGGTCACAAGAAGAGAATTAGAGGTTGCACTAAATCAGAGACAGACCAGAGGCTCTATCCACATCATGTTACAGATAAAGTTAAAACCCCCCGCCGCGGCGCggggaaaaattatattaagaGTCTTACCAAAGTTCTAACAAGAAACTTCATCTCCTTCTCTCTACAAGAACACATGAGATTTACGATGAGGCTTTTCTTTCGAACAGTACTTCCACTGCCTGTTTGTACACTGTTGAGTACCATATAAGAAGAGCGAGGATAAAAGTAATTTCACATAACAAAGTGCTTGCATTTAGTACCCGagttaaatatttaaatcaataatataaGTTCAATAAAATCTTATCATTATggattttgaataaaaaaattagctaCATAATATGAAAGGAAATTAGAACATATTTTCCTTCATAACCATATCTTGCAGAATCTAGTTAGCCAAAAAGTCCACAAGCATAGTCAAATCCCTTCAGTGTAAGTGTGTAATGGTTCAATCCCTAAGTAATTCCCTAGCCATGttgataatataaaaaatttgaggACAAATTCCTATGTCTATCACCATGTGCTTACAACAGTTGCTTCTTTAAAGTGATTTCTTTTAAAGCCTCAGAAGTAAGGCTCGTTTGGTAGGGGTTCTCAAGGGTGCTGAAGCTTTTAAAAAGCAGAAGTTACTCACATGCTGTTTCGTAACTCAAGGATGCTTCTGAATTTTACAGATTTTGTCAAGCAATTTAAGCTTTTTAGGCAGCTCTCGAGAAGCAGTCTAAATGTTGTGACCTACCATTTGAACAGTAGAAATGCTATACACACTCCCACTCCCACACTCCCAAGTGAACATTCCCTGATGTGGAACTAAAACCATCCATTGGATCTAAAATCCAATAGTGATCCATCCAAAATCTAGTGATGATTTTTAGTACCACGTCAAGAAGTGTgggagtgtgtgtagcatttttcattgaACAAATAACAGgaataaaagaacaaatgaCAACATAAACTGCAACAGACTCCAAGAACTCTATAGATACTCTTCATTCTAACTAATCATGAGAAACTTTTCCACGTCTCTATCTGtatcaaaataaaatgtattACGGAAAAAGTTGTTTCGCATTTTCCAGTGATttctaaaacataaaaaatgttGCCAGTGTATGACAATGTTAGACATATCAGTCCGGAAGAAACAACTTCCAAAATTCAATTCCAGCAAGTCATTTTCCAGAAATAGCACATGACATTCAAAGTCAAGTTTAAGGCAACTCATATGCACACCGAACACcccttcaaaacaaaaatatgcaCACCGAACACAGTGGATGGCTTTCGGACCCATGTATTATGTTATTTTAGTAATATTAACATATTTTTATGACATTTAAAGGTATACACAgtatataaaaggtaaaggtgaaaattattatttgagttTAGGTTATAAAATGAACTTCGATCTAAACTTTCTAGTGCTAAAACGATATTCTTAAAGCATTAGAATAATACTAatgaattaatatttttataaagcaTTAGTATATCATGGTATTTTTCAGAATTTCCAACCGAAGACCAAAAGAATAtaagagaaaaagtgaaaagaaaagtcaCCACATACATGAAAAgtttaatatgaaaaatatttcatAACACAAACTGTTTTTCATTGAAACACAGAACCTACATGGAAAAAACATTTCGggtatttatctttttcttttctctctttctctccttttttttttttttttttttttcccggctCCTTTTTGAGATAGGAAAATATACTCATGCACCCATATGCTGTGTCCTTACCCTCCACCCATTATTTTATGGGGGAATGAGATGCCCGTTTGTCCAAAAACTATTATACCTACAAGGCATTAGACCCCACTGATATTACCATCGGGTTACTGAAATCATTCTACGATTTATTCCCTATCCATTTTAGAAAACCACCACTGAATAGTCACTAATATGTTTATTAAGCtcataattttcataaataGAAAGCGAAGACAGATTATTCATACCTTATCTTTCGGAGTGCAGAAAATACATCTTTAATTAGAAGTGGCGAAGGAGGGGCAAGTAATGTCTGTGTTTGTCGGCATTCTTGAGCAACATCACCTTTAAGCACAATAGACTATTTCATAGGTTATACAACAACCTTGCAGAAAGACATAGTCCAGCAGACCAAatataaatcattaaaaaaaattaaagaacactTGTTACTACCAAGATCCCCGAACTTGTTAtacatctctcttattttggACCGGTTTGTGCCACATGCCTCTTCTAGTGCTGATGTGACCAAACTACCACCAATGTTTAGTTCCTGCAGCATTGGTATAACATGAggacattttgttttattgcgCAGTAGATAAAATGCTTAATGCCTAAAGACACTCACCCCTGAGACCGGGCAGGTTAAAAAACTAGACAAAAGTACTTTACCAAtagtattatgattattattattatttttttttttatgacaatgAACCCCTCCAAGGTATGACCATTTTGTGTACACACCCCTGTTAGGTAAACCTCAAACCCGTGCAAAGCGCCTCCTCCACACGGATCGGGTAACACTCTGGCTTCACCGGCAAAATGGCCCCAATGAATTGTTTGCAACCAAGGGAATTCAACCTTAGACCTAATAAAAATGTCACCAAGACCAAGACACTTACCACTTGAGTCAACCCCTTGGGGTTTATACTTTACCAATATTATTAAAGTCTACTAATCAGAAAGTTCCACTCATCTTCCAAAATAACTTAATAGCCCAGCAAAAACCTACTAATAACTTTTGGAGTCAGCTACATAGGCTTATCCCTCCAGTCTGAGTCATTATGCTTTTCAGACTCTAGAAAAACTTGATAAagctaattaaattaaatcactTAAATTTGAAGATAGATTTTGACGTCAAATTTACTAGTTCACATAATGACTACCCCAGAATAGTATTGTTTATAATGCACACAGGGAACACAAATTGTTAAACATATTCCTTTGTTGTGATGACTGGCCAAAGTCAGCTCCAACTCAAGAACAGGATAAAGATTGCAGAAAGAAGAGACTCACTATATTTTCATGGTCAGCAGCAATCTTATTTGTGCACAAATACATGGCAGGCAGCACATCCTCCGGAGACAAGATCAGCAAACTTTGTCATAAAACCGATTGCAAGCAAAGAATGAGCCCCAATCAGCTAAGACTAATAAAATGCAATCCATCATACCATTAAAGGAAGAATAAAAGATTTGTACAGAGTATCAAATATGCAATCTGTAGCAATAAACCTTCTGAGCATATTGCACAACATAGAAGTAGcttttatctttcctttttcaTCCTCGAGCTGTTCAAATGTTCTTACAAGATGTATATATGGAGCAGGTTGTCCACTCTTCCAGCATGCTGCAAATGTACTGCAATGTGAAAGATTGCCATTTGGAAGATATCTAAAAGTTAAAGATATCAACAAGAAAGCTCAAGATGTTGAATAACATCTACAAGATATAAAATAACCAACCATGCTCTATAGGATTGTATTTTTCCGGCGGTAGTGATACAAGAGTTGCATCCACATCCTTTGTTAACAATGCCTGAACAGAGATGTCAGGAATACGTTCTGATCTCTCTGACACATTATTCTTTTGGCCAGGAGAGCAGTTGTCGACACCACTCTGTGCCAGAACTGATTTGCCAGAGTCACTAAGGTCACCCTTAGGATTACAGTAGTATATATCCAGTGCCTTATTTATATCTCCTTTTGTCTTCTTTAGGATGTTGGCAGCATAGCTATTAGATGACTCTTTaccatttattatttgaataaacTGATCTATTTCATCCTTGTATAACTTGGCAGCAGCATCAGGCAACAGATTTTCATCTTTAGGGCATTGCTCAAGCAAACTTCCAACCATACCACCTTGAGAAACATCAGGCAAAACTTTACTGAAAAACCTTGTAATTGTAGGTTGTTTTGACCTACCAGAGCCCGACTTTGAATTGACCTTTGCTTTCTTGTTTAGCTTATTCACAGTATTCATCTTCCTTTTCCCAGGAGAAGTGCCACTGTTAATTGAATTGACTATTACTTTCTTGCTCGGCCCATCGCCAATagtccttttcctttttccaggAGAAATGCCACTGCCACTCTTAATCAAATGCATCAGGTTGGCTGACTCATCGACTTGACTTAAAGAATTGCCAACAGTTACAACAGGACTGCTCATAAAAGAACCTGTGTTCAAAAGTGATGCAGAGTCATTAAGTGAGCTGGTCTGAGAAATGGATGTAGAAGCTGTACAAGCAAAAACCTGCTCATGAAATTCAGTTTCACGTTCATAGAAATTGGACACTGCTTCAACAATATTCCTTCCAGAGCTGCTAATTAGATCTAACATCTGGCTTCGAGTGACCCATGCTGGCAAGCAATCACGAAGCTCCTGAATGATTTTCTCTGTTTCCTCATCATCCACCACAGTTGGATCTTGCGAACCAGGCTGTTTCAGAGAATATGCATCCTCAACATTCAAGACAACTGGATCTTGCGTACTAGATTCTTTCAGAAAAGATGTTGAGTCCAACACAAAATCCGGATCAGTTATTTTAATGGTTTTTCCCTCGGATGTCTTGATCTCGTTCTCCCGGTCCATCCCCTCATTTGAGGCATTGCTGCCATCCTTTTCAACCTTGTCAACCATTTCACAGGACCCTCGATAAAAACCCCTTAAGAACTCTTGCTTGTTGGCCATTTCATCAACTAGCCCAGCAAAATGCTTTCGCATTTTATTGGCATGCTTGCTGTCTAGATTTTCAACATCCAAACCCACAGTAGGAACAACGCGCTTGGGTTTCAAAAACTTCACATATTCCCTAAGTTCATCATAGTTTGAATGTTCACTATACGGTACAAGATGAATCTCAAACGAATCCTTAGACCTCACCGTAAACTTATTGCGCTTCACTTCATAAGTCCACCCTGTCGGAACAAAACCCACAACCTTAGAGTACCCTCTTTCCTCCATGATATCCTTAATTTTCACAAAATTAGGCCTAAAATATGGCCATGTCTCACCCAACACATTCCACCCAACAACATGAACATCACTTTCACACTCATCCTCTGTAAACACCCCGCTCTCACCGTATCCCAAAACACGCAAAACCTCCATTTTTCTAGCGTCCACATGTATCTTCCTACCACACCTCCGCGCAATCTCAAGCAAAATCTTCTCTTTCCCAACAACATAAGTAGCTACAAGAAACAAAACATTCCTCACCGAACCACCCGTATGATATTCACCACCTATTCTCGCAATCGCACTAACAACATACTCAACAGACTCTTCTTGCGACGGAAACACAAATTTCGGATTACAATACGTAGTATCCAAGAAAACCGCATCGGAACCGATAAATTCAGCtaaaaagggctctaatttCATCGAATCACAGAACCGAAAATCGCCCGTGTGGACATACCTATCGAATTCTCCGTTGGGACGTGGAATCCTGAACAAGAATTGCACCGCCCCGGGACAATGATTGGCGTCGATGAGCGTAACCTCGCAGCCGTCGATCACGACGGTTTCGCGGAGCGGCAACGGGACGACGAGGGGCGGAGGGACATTGAGGACTTGGATAAGGAGATTGGCGGTGGTGTGGGAGCAGAAAACAACGCCTTTGGACCAATTGGGGGAGAGGCCGGTGTAGTGGTCGGAGTGGAAGTGGGAGAGGAAGTAGGAGACGGAGAAATCGCCGGCGGAGCGGAATGCGTCGACTGCGAAACGGGTTTTGGGGATGAGTTTGGATTGTGGGAAAGAGGAGGGAATggaaggaagaggaagagggagtGAGAATGGTTGAAATGTTAGTTGTTGTTGAGGGAGGGATTGGAGGGCGGTGAGGAAGAGGCGGGAGgaatctagggttagggtttcggAGGACTGAGAGGACTCCATGCAAGATGGTGGGTGGTGTGTGGGGGTTTCTTGGAGGGCTACGATGGGAGATCATGAGGCATTGTGGTGGCGTGGTGTACGAGAGAAACGAGAACTGGAATGGGCGCCAATAGT
Protein-coding regions in this window:
- the LOC133859327 gene encoding DNA ligase 6 isoform X1 gives rise to the protein MESSQSSETLTLDSSRLFLTALQSLPQQQLTFQPFSLPLPLPSIPSSFPQSKLIPKTRFAVDAFRSAGDFSVSYFLSHFHSDHYTGLSPNWSKGVVFCSHTTANLLIQVLNVPPPLVVPLPLRETVVIDGCEVTLIDANHCPGAVQFLFRIPRPNGEFDRYVHTGDFRFCDSMKLEPFLAEFIGSDAVFLDTTYCNPKFVFPSQEESVEYVVSAIARIGGEYHTGGSVRNVLFLVATYVVGKEKILLEIARRCGRKIHVDARKMEVLRVLGYGESGVFTEDECESDVHVVGWNVLGETWPYFRPNFVKIKDIMEERGYSKVVGFVPTGWTYEVKRNKFTVRSKDSFEIHLVPYSEHSNYDELREYVKFLKPKRVVPTVGLDVENLDSKHANKMRKHFAGLVDEMANKQEFLRGFYRGSCEMVDKVEKDGSNASNEGMDRENEIKTSEGKTIKITDPDFVLDSTSFLKESSTQDPVVLNVEDAYSLKQPGSQDPTVVDDEETEKIIQELRDCLPAWVTRSQMLDLISSSGRNIVEAVSNFYERETEFHEQVFACTASTSISQTSSLNDSASLLNTGSFMSSPVVTVGNSLSQVDESANLMHLIKSGSGISPGKRKRTIGDGPSKKVIVNSINSGTSPGKRKMNTVNKLNKKAKVNSKSGSGRSKQPTITRFFSKVLPDVSQGGMVGSLLEQCPKDENLLPDAAAKLYKDEIDQFIQIINGKESSNSYAANILKKTKGDINKALDIYYCNPKGDLSDSGKSVLAQSGVDNCSPGQKNNVSERSERIPDISVQALLTKDVDATLVSLPPEKYNPIEHACWKSGQPAPYIHLVRTFEQLEDEKGKIKATSMLCNMLRRFIATDCIFDTLLLILSPEDVLPAMYLCTNKIAADHENIELNIGGSLVTSALEEACGTNRSKIREMYNKFGDLGDVAQECRQTQTLLAPPSPLLIKDVFSALRKISVQTGSGSTVRKKSLIVNLMCSCREKEMKFLVRTLVRNLRIGAMMRTVLPALAQAVFSNSSPNFYHEGRVENLKEKIQCLSATVVEAYNIVPNLDLVVPSLMNKGIEFSSSTLSMVPGIPIKPMLAKITNGIPQALKLFQNKAFTCEYKYDGQRAQIHKLVDGSVRIFSRNGDETTSRFPDLINIIKESCKPAAMTFVLDAEVVAVDRKNGCRLMSFQELSSRGRGSKDTFITVDSVKVDICVFVFDIMFANGERLLSFSLRQRRKKLKDLFYDEKLGHFEYAKEMTVEADNTCLTNEATLSKISSFLEDAFRSSCEGIMVKSLDVDAEYSPSRRTDTWLKVKRDYVEGLYDSLDLVPIGAWHGNGRKAGWYSPFLVACYNPDTEEFQSVCRVMSGFSDSFYTEMKDFFSGDKILSKRPAYYLTAEVPDMWFSPELVWQIRGADFTVSPVHKAAIGLVHPSRGISIRFPRFIRSVSDRNPEECSTAADIAEMFQSQTRKMDVTA
- the LOC133859327 gene encoding DNA ligase 6 isoform X2, whose amino-acid sequence is MESSQSSETLTLDSSRLFLTALQSLPQQQLTFQPFSLPLPLPSIPSSFPQSKLIPKTRFAVDAFRSAGDFSVSYFLSHFHSDHYTGLSPNWSKGVVFCSHTTANLLIQVLNVPPPLVVPLPLRETVVIDGCEVTLIDANHCPGAVQFLFRIPRPNGEFDRYVHTGDFRFCDSMKLEPFLAEFIGSDAVFLDTTYCNPKFVFPSQEESVEYVVSAIARIGGEYHTGGSVRNVLFLVATYVVGKEKILLEIARRCGRKIHVDARKMEVLRVLGYGESGVFTEDECESDVHVVGWNVLGETWPYFRPNFVKIKDIMEERGYSKVVGFVPTGWTYEVKRNKFTVRSKDSFEIHLVPYSEHSNYDELREYVKFLKPKRVVPTVGLDVENLDSKHANKMRKHFAGLVDEMANKQEFLRGFYRGSCEMVDKVEKDGSNASNEGMDRENEIKTSEGKTIKITDPDFVLDSTSFLKESSTQDPVVLNVEDAYSLKQPGSQDPTVVDDEETEKIIQELRDCLPAWVTRSQMLDLISSSGRNIVEAVSNFYERETEFHEQVFACTASTSISQTSSLNDSASLLNTGSFMSSPVVTVGNSLSQVDESANLMHLIKSGSGISPGKRKRTIGDGPSKKVIVNSINSGTSPGKRKMNTVNKLNKKAKVNSKSGSGRSKQPTITRFFSKVLPDVSQGGMVGSLLEQCPKDENLLPDAAAKLYKDEIDQFIQIINGKESSNSYAANILKKTKGDINKALDIYYCNPKGDLSDSGKSVLAQSGVDNCSPGQKNNVSERSERIPDISVQALLTKDVDATLVSLPPEKYNPIEHACWKSGQPAPYIHLVRTFEQLEDEKGKIKATSMLCNMLRSLLILSPEDVLPAMYLCTNKIAADHENIELNIGGSLVTSALEEACGTNRSKIREMYNKFGDLGDVAQECRQTQTLLAPPSPLLIKDVFSALRKISVQTGSGSTVRKKSLIVNLMCSCREKEMKFLVRTLVRNLRIGAMMRTVLPALAQAVFSNSSPNFYHEGRVENLKEKIQCLSATVVEAYNIVPNLDLVVPSLMNKGIEFSSSTLSMVPGIPIKPMLAKITNGIPQALKLFQNKAFTCEYKYDGQRAQIHKLVDGSVRIFSRNGDETTSRFPDLINIIKESCKPAAMTFVLDAEVVAVDRKNGCRLMSFQELSSRGRGSKDTFITVDSVKVDICVFVFDIMFANGERLLSFSLRQRRKKLKDLFYDEKLGHFEYAKEMTVEADNTCLTNEATLSKISSFLEDAFRSSCEGIMVKSLDVDAEYSPSRRTDTWLKVKRDYVEGLYDSLDLVPIGAWHGNGRKAGWYSPFLVACYNPDTEEFQSVCRVMSGFSDSFYTEMKDFFSGDKILSKRPAYYLTAEVPDMWFSPELVWQIRGADFTVSPVHKAAIGLVHPSRGISIRFPRFIRSVSDRNPEECSTAADIAEMFQSQTRKMDVTA